The following proteins come from a genomic window of Pyxidicoccus sp. MSG2:
- a CDS encoding SDR family NAD(P)-dependent oxidoreductase, with translation MDLELKDKVALVSGSTAGIGLAIAEALAHEGAEVIVNGRTQERVDAALKEIRGKQPGAKLRGVAGDLGTREGVARMLKEVPRVDILVNNLGAFAPHPFEEITDEDWFSIFEVNVMSGVRLSRHYLKGMREKNWGRILFISSESGIQIPVEMVHYGVTKTAQIALARGIAEGTAGTNVTVNSILPGPTRSEGVEGFLANLSRQQGVDVATVERDFFKNARPSSLLQRFERPEEIAALVAFVCSPKSSGINGAALRVDGGVVRAIA, from the coding sequence ATGGACCTGGAACTGAAGGACAAGGTTGCGCTGGTGAGTGGCTCCACGGCGGGCATCGGCCTGGCCATCGCGGAGGCCCTGGCCCACGAGGGCGCGGAGGTCATCGTCAACGGCCGCACGCAGGAGCGCGTGGACGCGGCGCTGAAGGAAATCCGCGGGAAGCAGCCGGGCGCGAAGCTGCGCGGCGTCGCGGGCGACCTGGGGACGCGGGAAGGTGTGGCCCGGATGCTCAAGGAGGTGCCCCGCGTGGACATCCTGGTGAACAACCTGGGCGCGTTCGCGCCGCACCCCTTCGAGGAAATCACCGACGAGGACTGGTTCAGCATCTTCGAAGTGAATGTGATGAGTGGCGTGCGGCTCAGCCGCCACTACCTCAAGGGCATGCGCGAGAAGAACTGGGGCCGCATCCTCTTCATCTCCAGCGAGTCCGGCATCCAGATTCCGGTGGAGATGGTCCACTACGGCGTCACCAAGACGGCGCAGATTGCGCTGGCCCGTGGCATCGCCGAGGGCACGGCGGGGACGAACGTCACGGTGAACTCCATCCTCCCCGGCCCCACGCGCTCGGAGGGCGTGGAGGGCTTCCTGGCGAACCTGTCGCGCCAGCAGGGCGTGGACGTGGCCACGGTGGAGCGCGACTTCTTCAAGAACGCGCGGCCCTCCTCGCTGCTCCAGCGCTTCGAGCGGCCGGAGGAGATTGCCGCGCTGGTGGCCTTCGTGTGCAGCCCGAAGTCCTCCGGCATCAACGGCGCGGCGCTGCGCGTGGACGGCGGCGTGGTGCGCGCCATCGCCTGA